The following is a genomic window from Theobroma cacao cultivar B97-61/B2 chromosome 10, Criollo_cocoa_genome_V2, whole genome shotgun sequence.
TAGTGATCTAGGGTTTTTGGGGATATGGCTGATGGTATGCAAGCGGGGCCAACGAGTCCGGCAGGAGGGAGTCATGAGAGTGGAGGAGAGCAAAGCAGTCCTCACTCAAATGTGAGGGAACAAGACCGTTACCTTCCAATTGCTAATATAAGCAGAATCATGAAGAAAGCATTGCCTGCTAATGGGAAAATTGCCAAGGATGCTAAAGATACTGTTCAGGAATGTGTTTCTGAGTTCATCAGCTTCATCACTAGCGAGTATGTACAGTCTTAATCTtggtttttttaattaatttgttgagaatttttgttatattttattttcttgaatttgGTGATTCTGAAATTGTGGAGATTTGTTGAGACTTTGGATGTTTGTTTTGGATGCGGTGATTATTTTTGGTGTTTGGAAAGTTGGAAGTCTTagcaggttttttttttttttttgggttgtaAAGGTCTAGTTTTTGAgggatttgatttttagtctTTATGAGAAAGTATGGTATTTGTTTTCTAGATTGTGAaattttgatgcttttatttttatgtaaattaCTTAGGACAATGTCTACTGTCTAGGAATTTATATCTGAGTTTATCAACTTCATCACCAGCGAGTATAAAGAGTTTTAGTTTTACTTGTTTAGAGTTGAATTAATGTTGTtggggaatttttttttttttcttttgaattgtaAATTTGGTGTCTTGAGATTGGGGGATATGATTTTAAGACTTGGTTTTGGTGCTTGGAAAAGTTAGGAGTGGCTTGGTTGGATTTCTGGTACTttagggtggtaaaattatagTTTTTGAGGGATGTGAGATTTGGGGTGTGGGGGAAGTCGGATATTTGTGTTTTGGACTATAACATTTTGGTGTTTCTTATGAGTATCTTTCATACATAATCTACAGATTTGTTTTCCGAATGTTGTTTCATATTGGTGcttgtttccttttcctttttctttttcttgaattaaTGTACTTGAGAAGTTTATTACATTTGTGTATGAattgtaaattataaatttggTGTTTCCTGAAATTGAGGATGTGATTTTGAGACTTGGACCTTTGTTTTTGACTTGCTAATTTTGGGTGTTTGGAAAAGTTGGAAGCTTGACTGGTGATTTTGGCTTTTGGATGATAAAGCTTTAGTTTTTGAGGAATTCAATTTTAGTTTATATTGCAAAGTAGGGTCCTTGTTTTTTGGGTTGTGACTTTGGTGATTTTGGGGCAGGTAAAGGCTCAGTTTTGAGGGATGTGATTTTGCTTTCAGTTTCACGAGAAACAGCATGTTTTTGATTAAcatcttttcccttttcttttgtgACTGGTGTGAATATTGGTGCTTTTGGGAACAGGATATCATTGGTTTGCTTGATTTTTTGGATGATAATTATTATTACGTTAGAGCTTGCTTTGCGTGTTAATGGAAAGTGaggttttggttttgttaaTTGTGATGGTTTCTTTTTGGAATTGAGGtttaattttgtcaaaatGGTTTGGACTGTTTGTTTTGTAGGGCTAGCGATAAATGTCAGAAAGAGAAGAGGAAGACAATTAATGGGGATGACTTGTTGTGGGCAATGGCAACATTGGGGTTTGAAGACTATATTGAGCCACTTAAAGTATACCTGGGGAGGTATAGGGAGGTATGTAGGGCTTTGACTTTTAACCTTTATGCTTATTTTGAACTTTCTGCTTGATCCTGGATTAGGCCATTAGAAGATTGTGGTGCAGTTTAGAAAAGGGAAATTTGTTGTCCTATTCTGCTCCATTTTGTTTGTTAATATTATCGTGTGAATCATACCAGTAAATAATCTACATAGGGCTCAATTGACATTAGTTAGAAGTCTAAAACTCAATAgatgttttattttgttgcctgacattttcatattaatgCTGTGTGCCTGGCCTCTATAATTTTTATCtgactattttctttttctttcttttttgcccTCTTCTTGCGACTGATGTTATGGGAATGATCATGATGTACAGTTGGAGGTAATTATACCGTCATGCGAACcactaatatatttttttgtagtaTGTGTATTTTGATATTGTCTCCTCTTTAAGGCTAGGATTAACATTACCTGCAAACTGTGAAACTGACAGGGTGACACCAAGGGATCTGCTAGGGGTGGTGATGGATCTCTTAAAAGGGATGCAGCTGGAGGTCTGGCTGCCCAAAATGCACAGGTGCAACCAGGATACTTGCTAAAATGTTTTTGCTTTGCATCTTTTTCATTCTGAAAAGTCCTCAACTTACATTACCATGTTTGAATTGGTGGTGAACAAATTGTGCAGTTTGCAATCCAGGGGTCATTGAACTATATTACTTCCCAAgtaattctctctctctctctctctctctctctatatatatatatatatatatatatccccCTCTATTGTTTGGCATTATTTCATACAAGATTTGTCTGTTTGTTGTTTACCTGTCTTTCCTTCTGATAGTAAAGAGTATTTTGTTGATTAATGTTTAACTGCTCATTAGATTCATGTTAAACAATTTGCCTTATCAGGCTTGATTAGCAATAGATTTTACTAATATAGTTGATTATTTTCTCAGTCTTTTGTTTCAAATCCTTCCTTTCATTTTGGTTACCTTTGCACCataaaatttccttttctgATGATTTAATTAGAGTGAGggttcttttaaaatatgatttgCATAAATCTTGATAAATAAGGGATTGAATAAGGTAAAGCATTGTGTGTCCTCAAAAATAGGATTTGTATAAATGTTGATAAATGAGGGGTTGAGTTAGGTAAAGCTGCTTAATCAGCTTATCATAATTATTCAAGGAGAAGGTCTTTTCACCAATTAGGATTTGATTCTTGAATATGAAAGGAAGAATGATAGGATTACAATGttataattttcattaaaattgattgattgGATGATAACTCTTATGCATGATTTTGTACCTCACATTTCTAAAAGCTTTATTGTCATTTACATATTTTAGATTGCATTTAATATTAATGCATTGACCCTATGATTCTGTCAAGTTCCATCAGCAATCAGTTGAGAATAATTAAGAGCTTCTGAAAATCTATTATTGTTAGACACCACCCCACCGCccccctcccccccccccccaaaaaaaaaaaacaactgcAAATTGTAAACAAAAGTTCATGTAGAATTTTCCAGAAATATTCCAGCAGAAACAGTATGTACATGCTTGGAAGCAAAATAACATTGATCCCAGTTTAAGGGGAAGGGGACAGCCTATACTCCTTTTTGCATGCTCTCTAGCCAATATGAGGCTATTACTTCCCACTGCTCTGTGTGACATTGTAGCACCCTGTCTGGCATACTGAGAGCTAAATAGTGATGGTCTGATAGATAATGGATAATCAGATGTGATAAATCCCATATCAGAAAGGCTTGAGAATAATGTGCTCATAGCAACTTTTTGCACACGTctcttaaaaaatttaaagataataCACGCATATGTTGCATGTGTGATGCATGTTTTTACGTTGAGGTATATAAGCATGCTTACTATACCCCACACCATTCTAGACTCACGACGGTTTGCAACTATTAGTAACATTATAGGATGATAGGAATAGGATAGATAATCAATACTTAGCCATGTCAGATGGTGATTAGTGTTTACTGTACTATGCCTAGTTGCCTTGAGGTCATCTTATAGACTCCTTGTTGCAAATTTTAATAGCTTTGAAGAGAGATTCTTCCTTCTCAATGGCAGGATATTATGAAGATTTAAAAGGAAAGCCTATGTTGGCCTGAATTGATTAATATAGGATCACTCTATATGATCAGCTTATCTCACGAGGCAAAATGAATTATGCTCTTTGTTGATGTACTAGGGAAAATATATACTGCATGTTGCTTAAGTAGGGAAGTTTCAAAGTTAAAGAATGAGGGTAGTCAACAATTCAAACTTATGCCAAGCTAGATATTTTAACTAGTTGGTAAATGAAGACACCTTATCTATTTTAGCATTAGCAACTAGCTTCTTCGTTGTAGCGGCAATGAAATAGACCAGAGGACAACACATGATGTGCATGTTCAGGGTAAAAACTTGGGATTTATGGTGAAATTATTGCAAAAGTAGTATTTTACATTCACTAAAAGAAGGGTCCTCTTCCCCCCTTCTCGCTCTCTCTAAACCACTATGTTCTATATTTGCTAATTTGTATCTCTAAAGATATGAAAACAGAAATAAGTGCCTGTTGAAACTGTAATTCTCACTTGTATTTCAGTGATTCAGTTTCCTTAAATCTTGCAGGCACAAGGACAGCATATGATCGTTCCCTCCATGCATGGCAATGAGTAGCTGATCCTATCTTATTTTACCAATTTTAAGAGTTCTAGGACTGGTTAAATTGTTTAGTTCCAACACCTATAGGATCTTTAATGTGGATTCATCTTATTTATGCAAAGCTACATACCTTGGGGGTTTTCGGTTCGCCTGTTCTTAGGTGATTTGGAGCTCTGTAAAAGGTTTTTAAGTGCTGTAAATTTGGCTTTTTTTATCTGATATATAATTGCTTtgtgaatttgagaaaaagaaaaagtattcTGTACATCTTGCAAGCTTTTGAACTCTATCAAGGCATGGTTAGATTGGTATCTAACGATCTGAATGCTATGAACACCATGAATGATTTTGTCTTCTTACATTTTCTTTGATTGAGATCTTGGCACTGCTAAAGGCTGAGTAACtgaactaatttgaaatttgtacCATGAAGTTTGCCAAATTATATTCatcttaaaatcatttttggaCTTGGATTGAGTTTGACATTGTGAATTTCTTATTCTAAACCCATGGTTTAGAAGTTgcaaaatttgataaaatcatACTCAAAACTCTCACTTCACCTGAAATTTCATCATGTTTGAGGATTTAATAGcactatattattattatacttttatttatttaaaccGAAATTGAGAGTACaaagaatttaattatatagtggAACCCATATTAGAAGACTTGTGCGACTCTTGAGCCTTGAGTCTCAACCCATGACCATCTGTAGGCCTATGCAGTTCTTTGATCCTCGAGTTTTTGAGTTTACATCCACAACAAATGCATATCATCGATGCATGGATCACGAggtacataattttttttccaaaaattattttggttgAAACGTGTATCGactatatttataaaaattttaaaattttttatttactttatataaaattaaaatattttttttatttctatcaAGAAGTCAATGTGACATTTTCTTTTACTgaagttttttctttaaaaagttTAATGTGACAGTTTTTCTCTCTCACTTAATCCCACGATGAGGACTGTGATCACTTTGCCTGCCTTTCTTTTAAGTTGGATATGCTAGAGTTGGATTTAAGTTAAATCTGTTCTAATATGGTTTTGTTGTGGATCATTAGTATCtactcaaaaaattaatttgatagaTTATGTATTACTCacgtttataaattttttaaaattttttatttgtttgaggtgagattaaaatattttaactttaaaagaTTCTCatgtttacattttttattttttaataatagaGAAAAGAACATTGCTAAACCAAATTTAGGATTTTAATCAAATCTTGATCTTGCTTTTGTGGCTTGAGTTTAAATAAATACGTGATCGCATAAGACATGCGGGATTGTTCTTAGGCACCCTTCCACAGCACCCACAATCAACGACACCATACGTGGCAAAGCACAGAAGAAGATTGTGATATACGGTCGTGACCGCATGAAATCATAACTCTCCCTATCAGGTAGCAGCACGTGACATCAGCTTGTGCTGAGACGTGGACACGTTAGATGCACGTGAGGCAAAGACATTTGGTACGAGAACAGACAGAGAGAGACGGCGTGGTCACATCATATGTTTTTGGTCTCTGATCTGTCGCAGTAGCAAAGCAATGCAAAACCAAACCAAGCCAAAAGTACGACggtttgcttttctttttgtaaggAAAAACCTACTTACTGCTACTCGAAGGACACAacacaaagaagaagaagaagaacaggaagaagaaagaaaaataaaacctGAAAGGGTAATGGTTTCCAGTCTCCTTATCCCACGACGTGACCATCATTTCTTGCCTGCACGAGCCAGCCAGCTCAATCCCACCCTTCCCACTTGGCTTCTGCAGAGAAGCTGTCTCTCCATTTCTGAAAATTCCCTTTTGGCTGCTTCCCATGCAACCACATGAAAAggttgtctctctctctctctctctctctctctctctctctctctcttcatcCTCAAATTATATTTGTATACTATATAGTCTATGTTTGTATAGTTGTATACATGAATGTGATGTAAACATGAAAACACCATGGTCAAGCATTATTAATGCCagataatttattttctttaatggGTTTATCTAATATGAGTGATTCAGGATATATTGGACCTCAAAAGCATTTTTGTTTGAAGAATTAATGGAAAACCAAAGTCGTTGAGCAGAAGACATATAGCTACTTGGTCaattattactatttaaaCATCAATACCTATTTTATGAAAACCTTGTTACAACATGCAAACTACTACTATAAGATATGGAAGAactaatttaaagatttttttaattgattcatGGTGAAATGACAAGGTTGGAATTGGGCCAAAGGGGTTGGTGTaagggcaaaaaaaaaaaagaaagtgatGATGAAGGAGAAGGAACTGTTTAGCATGTTATTAATGTGTCCTACAATTATCATGTTAATGAGGCCTATGGGTCATGGTGTCTTTCTCCTTTGCCAACTCACACCCTCAAAAGCTCCAGCTCACACCACTATCACCCCCAGTTGAGCCCTCTACtctcatttttataatttgctTTTATGGCGTATGGGGCCAGGCCAACCCCTCCTAGTCACATTCAACCCCCCCAACGTACCCTAGACAAATCAACAAGATTCACAttgttttccctttttaaattattatatacataGAATTAAAAACACTTCACAAATGCAATCATACATTTGCTTCAAAGGTTGATTATATATCTTAATTAAACTCTATCTTCGATATAAACAAGAGTAATGTTATTTTGTTCGATAATTAGATAATTCAACTACTCAAAAATGATGAGggacatttatttttttgaataatcgGATAATTAGACGATCCAATACCCTAACTTTTTTTGTATGATatcttttcaattatatttttcaattttcccaaTCTTTTTTTGTCAAAGTATACAAATATGTGTTTAGGGTATTTGTATTTAGCAGAGAGAAAGAATTAGAACAGTTTGCTTTCTGCAATACAGCTGGCCACGTTTTGTGTAAGTGCAAAGAGAGGAGaggagagaaaagagagatgAGATTTTTGAGTATGTATCTGTTTCAGCCCTCACGTGGCCTTagcctttgttttctttgaaattcgaACTCAACTCAAAGATAAAAGAGACAGAGGCATCCCAGTCCAGCTCCATTGGCCATTAAcacttttttattcttttctcttattttttctcttgttcttGATGGAATCATATACATGGCCATTTTTTCCAAGTGTAAACCACTCTCTCTACTTTgcaaattgttttgaaattgttcTAAATTTAGTTATGATTAATTATGTCCATCATCTAAAGATTTTTGTTGGGGGCAAGAACCTGAAGGTGAATAATAGATAGACcaaatacaattaaaaaatgaaattaatggCACTTGGGataatttttctctaaattatGTTCAACAAAGAAATTAGGGTTGgatttattattcaataaaaaaatcacaagAAAATCTTGCATCGGCATGTTCTAACTAGGACACGTCTTAACGgtttaaatttgatatttttatttgaaaattttaaattg
Proteins encoded in this region:
- the LOC18586331 gene encoding nuclear transcription factor Y subunit B-1; translated protein: MADGMQAGPTSPAGGSHESGGEQSSPHSNVREQDRYLPIANISRIMKKALPANGKIAKDAKDTVQECVSEFISFITSEASDKCQKEKRKTINGDDLLWAMATLGFEDYIEPLKVYLGRYRELEGDTKGSARGGDGSLKRDAAGGLAAQNAQFAIQGSLNYITSQAQGQHMIVPSMHGNE